One segment of Triticum aestivum cultivar Chinese Spring chromosome 2A, IWGSC CS RefSeq v2.1, whole genome shotgun sequence DNA contains the following:
- the LOC123190889 gene encoding protein Rf1, mitochondrial-like, whose protein sequence is MDIELVGKVEEALRVLDAMKSAGLQPTAVTYAILLNGYCKIGRIADGLSLFREMSLSGVKPTTFMYNIILDGLFRSGRAVSAKEKFRTMSESGIPVGIVTYNIVLHGFCRNNCTDEAIELFKKLRGMNVKIDVITLTTMISAMFKTRRIEEAKDLFATISAIGLVPSVVTYSVMMTNFIKEGLLAEADDMFLAMEKAGCAPDSRLLNHVVRVLLENGAVVKAATYLAKLDAKQLSLEASTVSLILSLFSRKGKLREHVKLLPVKYQPPKMLD, encoded by the coding sequence ATGGATATTGAGCTTGTTGGCAAGGTGGAGGAAGCACTGAGAGTACTTGATGCTATGAAGTCTGCTGGCCTCCAACCTACTGCTGTTACGTATGCTATACTTCTTAATGGCTACTGTAAAATTGGCAGGATCGCCGATGGATTGAGTCTTTTCAGGGAAATGTCACTCAGCGGGGTTAAACCCACGACTTTTATGTACAACATTATACTTGATGGGCTGTTTCGCTCCGGGAGAGCAGTTTCTGCAAAGGAAAAATTCCGTACGATGAGCGAAAGTGGCATACCAGTGGGCATTGTCACATACAACATAGTTCTTCATGGATTTTGTAGAAACAATTGCACTGATGAAGCAATAGAGCTGTTCAAGAAACTACGTGGAATGAATGTGAAGATTGATGTCATAACACTCACTACCATGATTTCTGCAATGTTTAAAACTAGGAGAATTGAAGAAGCCAAGGATTTGTTTGCTACTATATCAGCCATTGGGTTGGTGCCTTCTGTTGTGACTTACAGTGTAATGATGACGAATTTCATAAAAGAAGGGTTGCTGGCAGAGGCTGATGATATGTTTTTAGCAATGGAGAAGGCTGGCTGTGCTCCTGACTCGAGACTGCTAAATCACGTGGTCAGAGTGTTGCTGGAGAATGGTGCAGTTGTAAAGGCTGCAACTTATCTCGCTAAACTTGATGCAAAACAGCTGTCACTTGAAGCTTCGACGGTTTCGTTAATACTATCTCTCTTCTCAAGGAAAGGGAAATTAAGGGAGCATGTAAAATTGCTTCCGGTAAAGTACCAGCCTCCTAAGATGTTGGACTGA
- the LOC123190888 gene encoding histidine--tRNA ligase, chloroplastic/mitochondrial, which produces MASASSAAASLRLLRRPIGLAPLRPARRLLCVASPTAALATDGDSSPASSASMAQPAVVDVNPPRGTRDFPPEEMRLRSWLFDNFREVSRSMAFEEVDFPVLESEALFIRKAGEEITQQLYNFEDKGGRRVVLRPEITPSLARLVIKQGKSVSLPLKWFTIGQCWRYERMTRGRRREHYQWNMDIFGMPKVRAEAELIQAIVLLFERLGITSSDVGIRLSSRKVLQAVLDMYSVPQNLFTQVCVIVDKLGKLSREEIEKELISTGLSSEAVQGIIEVLSLKSLSKLEEVLGSGVEAVADLKKLFSLAEQYGYADWICFDASVVRGLAYYTGIVFEAFDREGELRAICGGGRYDRLLSTFGTEDVPACGFGFGDAVIVELLKEKGLLPDLPRQIDDIVFPLDEELEGPASSVASSLRKKGRSVDLVEDKRLKWVFKHAERINASRLILVGKSEWERGMVRVKILSTREEFEVKAGELQ; this is translated from the exons ATGGCCTCCGcatcgtcggcggcggcgtcgctccgcctcctccgccgccctatCGGCCTCGCCCCCCTTCGCCCCGCCCGCCGCCTCCTCTGCGTCGCCTCCCCCACGGCCGCGCTGGCCACCGACGGCGACTCCTCCCCTGCTTCTTCTGCTTCCATGGCGCAGCCGGCGGTGGTGGACGTGAACCCGCCGCGCGGCACCAGGGACTTCCCGCCGGAGGAGATGCGGCTCCGCTCCTGGCTCTTCGACAACTTCAGGGAGGTGTCCCGCTCCATGGCCTTCGAGGAGGTGGACTTCCCCGTGCTCGAGTCCGAGGCGCTCTTCATCCGCAAGGCAGGGGAGGAGATCACGCAGCAGCTCTACAACTTCGAGGACAAGGGCGGCCGCCGCGTCGTGCTCCGGCCGGAGATCACGCCTTCCCTCGCGCGCCTTGTCATCAAGCAAGG AAAGTCGGTCTCCCTCCCACTCAAGTGGTTCACCATAGGACAATGCTGGCGATACGAGCGTATGACAAGAGGAAGGCGCCGCGAGCATTATCAGTGGAACATGGACATTTTTGGTATGCCTAAAGTCCGG GCTGAGGCTGAGCTCATTCAAGCCATCGTTCTCTTGTTCGAGCGTCTTGGGATTACGTCTTCGGATGTGGGGATCAGACTGTCCAGCCGAAAG GTTCTTCAGGCCGTGTTGGATATGTACTCCGTACCACAAAACTTGTTTACTCAAGTTTGTGTTATTGTTGACAAG CTGGGGAAACTGAGTAGGGAAGAAATTGAGAAGGAATTGATTTCAACTGGTCTGTCATCTGAAGCTGTACAGGGTATCATTGAAGTGCTCTCTCTCAAGTCACTGTCCAAACTTGAAG AGGTGCTAGGCTCCGGTGTTGAAGCCGTTGCTGACTTGAAGAAGCTCTTCTCGCTTGCTGAGCAATATGGTTATGCTGATTGGATCTGTTTCGATGCATCTGTTGTTCGTGGCCTTGCATACTACACAGGGATTGTTTTTGAG GCTTTTGATAGGGAAGGGGAACTGAGAGCGATTTGTGGTGGGGGGAGGTATGACAGGCTACTGTCAACATTTGGAACTGAAGATGTACCAGCCTGTGGCTTTGGATTTGGAGATGCTGTTATAGTGGAG CTGTTGAAAGAAAAGGGTCTTTTGCCTGACCTGCCACGTCAAATAGATGACATTGTGTTCCCATTGGacgaggagcttgaggggccagCATCTAGTGTTGCATCCTCTCTGCGGAAGAAGGGCAGATCTGTAGACCTTGTAGAAGACAAGCGTCTGAAATG GGTGTTCAAACACGCTGAGAGGATAAACGCTAGCAGGCTGATCTTGGTTGGGAAATCCGAGTGGGAGCGAGGCATGGTTCGTGTGAAGATACTATCAACCAGAGAAGAGTTCGAGGTCAAGGCGGGCGAATTGCAGTAG
- the LOC123190887 gene encoding glucomannan 4-beta-mannosyltransferase 1, producing the protein MKGVSMLTMARAAWAAVRHAVVVPLLQLAVYLCAAMSLMLFAERLYMGLVVAALWLRRRRRQRRNPGRNKGGDDDVGDLESGAAEDLPVVLVQIPMFNEKQVYRLSIGAACGLWWPADKLVIQVLDDSTDAGIRAMVEAECRRWAGKGVHIRYENRSNRSGYKAGAMREGLKKGYAKDCELVAVFDADFQPDADFLRRTVPVLQADPAVALVQARWRFVNADECILTRIQEMSLDYHFSVEQEVGSACHGFFGFNGTAGVWRVQALADAGGWKDRTTVEDMDLAVRASMRGWRFVYAGDVQVRNELPSSFKAYRYQQHRWSCGPANLMRKMFWEIVASRQVSAWKKVHVLYGFFFVRKVVAHLVTFLFYCVVIPAYVLVGGQDVRLPKYVAMYVPAIITLLNAVCTPRSWHLLVFWILFENVMSMHRSKATIIGLVEASRANEWVVTEKLGSVTSTPAATTTMATNKGAMKKKKSQSSILAPEIVMGLCLLYCAVYDIFFGHDHFYVYLLMQSAAAFVIGFGYVGSQ; encoded by the exons atgaAGGGGGTGAGCATGTTGACGATGGCGCGCGCGGCATGGGCGGCGGTGCGGCACGCGGTGGTGGTGCCGCTGCTGCAGCTGGCCGTGTACCTCTGCGCCGCCATGTCCCTCATGCTCTTCGCCGAGCGCCTCTACATGGGGCTCGTCGTCGCGGCGCTAtggctccgccgccggcgccgtcaGCGCCGCAACCCTGGCAGGAACAAGGGGGGCGACGACGACGTCGGCGACCTGGAGTCCGGCGCCGCAGAGGACCTGCCCGTGGTCCTGGTCCAGATCCCCATGTTCAACGAGAAGCAG GTGTACCGCCTGTCCATCGGCGCGGCGTGCGGGCTGTGGTGGCCGGCGGACAAGCTGGTGATCCAGGTGCTGGACGACTCGACGGACGCCGGCATCCGGGCGATGGTGGAGGCGGAGTGCCGGCGGTGGGCGGGCAAGGGGGTGCACATCCGGTACGAGAACCGCAGCAACCGGAGTGGCTACAAGGCGGGCGCCATGCGGGAGGGCCTCAAGAAGGGGTACGCCAAGGACTGCGAGCTGGTGGCCGTGTTCGACGCCGACTTCCAGCCCGACGCCGACTTCCTGCGGCGCACGGTGCCGGTCCTCCAGGCCGACCCGGCGGTGGCGCTGGTGCAGGCGCGGTGGCGGTTCGTGAACGCGGACGAGTGCATCCTGACCCGCATCCAGGAGATGTCGCTGGACTACCACTTCTCGGTGGAGCAGGAGGTGGGGTCGGCCTGCCACGGCTTCTTCGGCTTCAACGGCACGGCGGGGGTGTGGCGCGTGCAGGCGCTGGCGGACGCGGGGGGCTGGAAGGACCGCACCACCGTGGAGGACATGGACCTCGCCGTGAGGGCGTCGATGCGGGGCTGGAGGTTCGTCTACGCCGGCGACGTGCAGGTGCGCAACGAGCTGCCCAGCAGCTTCAAGGCGTACCGGTACCAGCAGCACCGGTGGTCGTGCGGGCCGGCGAACCTGATGCGCAAGATGTTCTGGGAGATCGTGGCGAGCCGGCAGGTGTCGGCGTGGAAGAAGGTGCACGTGCTCTACGGCTTCTTCTTCGTGAGGAAGGTGGTGGCGCACCTCGTCACCTTCCTCTTCTACTGCGTCGTCATCCCGGCCTACGTGCTCGTCGGCGGCCAGGACGTGCGCCTGCCCAAGTACGTGGCCATGTACGTGCCCGCCATCATCACCCTGCTCAACGCCGTCTGCACCCCGAGGTCCTGGCACCTGCTCGTCTTCTGGATCCTCTTCGAGAACGTCATGTCCATGCACCGCTCCAAGGCCACCATCATCGGGCTCGTCGAGGCCAGCCGCGCAAACGAGTGGGTCGTCACGGAGAAGCTCGGCTCGGTGACCTCCACCCCTGCCGCGACGACCACCATGGCCACCAACAAGGgggcaatgaagaagaagaagagccagAGCAGCATCCTGGCGCCCGAGATCGTCATGGGGCTATGCCTGCTCTACTGCGCCGTCTACGACATCTTCTTCGGCCACGATCACTTCTATGTCTACCTCCTCATGCagtccgccgccgccttcgtcatcGGATTCGGCTACGTCGGCTCCCAATGA